GCTGAATGAGCAAATGAATCTGGAGTTATACTCCTCCCTGCTCTATCAACAGATGAGCGCGTGGTGCAGCTATCATAGTTTTGAAGGCGCAGCTGCATTTCTTCGTCGTCATGCGCAAGAAGAGATGACACATATGCAACGCCTGTTCGACTATCTGACTGATACCGGAAGCCTGCCGCGCATTCATACTGTTTCTTCACCATTTGCTGAATATACCTCACTGGATGAACTGTTCCGCGCCACCTATGAGCATGAGCAGCTAATTACGCAAAAAATTAATGAACTGGCTCATGCT
The Salmonella bongori NCTC 12419 DNA segment above includes these coding regions:
- the ftnA gene encoding non-heme ferritin, whose translation is MLKTEIIDKLNEQMNLELYSSLLYQQMSAWCSYHSFEGAAAFLRRHAQEEMTHMQRLFDYLTDTGSLPRIHTVSSPFAEYTSLDELFRATYEHEQLITQKINELAHAAMTSQDYPTFNFLQWYVAEQHEEEKLFKSVIDKLTLAGKSGEGLYFIDKELSTLDTQN